Proteins encoded in a region of the Sphingomonas sp. HMP9 genome:
- a CDS encoding flagellar basal body L-ring protein FlgH produces MRTAQIAAIAGTLVIAGLGASSAEASLFGKKAPPEDFSVARPLPVQPVPVVATGSIFQAQDGYAALYEGWRARKVGDPLTIVLVERTAASKSSGSKLDSNGSGSITPPTTGALNLFGRTDATISGGRTFNGTGAADQANSLSGEVSVTVAAVYPNGTMLVQGQKRVTLNRGDEFLKIKGLVRTADVDRDNRVLSTRVADAQISYTGKGDVARAGRQGWLGRFFSVVSPF; encoded by the coding sequence ATGCGCACCGCCCAGATCGCCGCAATCGCCGGCACGCTCGTCATCGCAGGGCTTGGCGCGTCGTCCGCGGAGGCGAGCCTCTTCGGCAAGAAGGCGCCGCCCGAGGATTTTTCGGTCGCGCGTCCCTTGCCGGTTCAGCCGGTACCCGTCGTCGCGACCGGCTCGATCTTCCAGGCGCAGGACGGCTACGCCGCGCTCTATGAAGGCTGGCGCGCGCGGAAGGTCGGCGATCCGCTGACGATCGTGCTGGTCGAGCGCACGGCGGCCTCGAAATCGTCGGGCTCGAAACTGGACAGCAACGGTTCGGGCAGCATCACGCCGCCGACCACCGGCGCGCTCAACCTGTTCGGCAGGACCGACGCGACGATCAGCGGCGGGCGGACCTTCAACGGCACCGGCGCCGCCGACCAGGCGAACTCGCTGTCGGGCGAGGTCAGCGTGACGGTGGCGGCGGTTTATCCCAACGGTACGATGCTCGTGCAGGGCCAGAAGCGCGTGACGCTCAACCGCGGCGACGAGTTCCTGAAGATCAAGGGCCTGGTCCGCACCGCCGACGTCGACCGCGACAACCGCGTGCTGTCGACGCGCGTGGCCGATGCGCAGATCTCGTACACCGGCAAGGGCGACGTCGCCCGCGCCGGCCGCCAGGGGTGGCTCGGCCGCTTCTTCTCCGTCGTCAGCCCGTTTTGA
- the flgC gene encoding flagellar basal body rod protein FlgC, translating into MSNQPMTIFQVAGRAMSAQLVRMNTTASNLANAGGTTGSAETAYKTMKPVFRTSFDRLSGMSTVDVERVVTAGDAPTKRYDPDNPMADKDGNIFEAAVDETRELVDMMETARSYQNNIEVMNTAKSLIIDTLKLGR; encoded by the coding sequence ATGTCCAATCAGCCCATGACGATCTTCCAGGTGGCAGGGCGCGCGATGTCCGCGCAGCTCGTCCGGATGAATACGACCGCGTCGAACCTCGCCAATGCCGGCGGCACGACCGGGTCCGCGGAGACCGCGTACAAGACGATGAAGCCGGTGTTCCGCACCAGCTTCGACAGGCTGAGCGGCATGTCGACGGTCGATGTCGAGCGCGTCGTCACTGCAGGCGATGCGCCGACCAAGCGCTACGATCCCGACAATCCGATGGCCGACAAGGATGGCAACATCTTCGAGGCGGCGGTCGATGAAACCCGCGAGTTGGTCGACATGATGGAGACCGCGCGCAGCTACCAGAACAACATCGAAGTGATGAACACGGCCAAGTCGCTCATCATCGATACCCTCAAGCTAGGCCGCTGA
- the flgG gene encoding flagellar basal-body rod protein FlgG — protein sequence MSSAAMHIARTGLDAQDMRMRVISNNLANVNTTGFKKDRAAFETLAYQTVTTPGTQSTAETKYATGLNLGTGVRIQGTARMDTQGAMQTTGNSLDLALDGDGYFQVQMPGGTLGYTRAGNFSRSAEGLLVTSEGYQVQPGITVPEGTTGITIGRDGTVSATVPGQTEASQIGQIQVASFPNGAGLQATGDNYLVETAASGAANVGIAGQDGRGGIKQGMLEASNVNVVEELVDMIETQRAYEVNSKMISATDDMLKYVNQNL from the coding sequence ATGTCATCCGCAGCCATGCATATCGCGCGCACCGGGCTCGACGCCCAGGACATGCGCATGCGCGTCATCTCGAACAATCTCGCCAACGTGAACACGACGGGGTTCAAGAAGGATCGCGCCGCGTTCGAGACGCTCGCCTACCAGACCGTCACGACGCCCGGCACGCAGAGCACTGCCGAGACGAAATACGCGACCGGGCTGAACCTCGGCACCGGCGTCCGTATCCAGGGCACCGCGCGGATGGATACGCAGGGCGCGATGCAGACGACCGGCAACAGCCTCGACCTCGCGCTCGACGGCGACGGCTATTTCCAGGTGCAGATGCCCGGCGGTACGCTCGGCTACACCCGCGCCGGCAATTTCTCGCGCTCGGCCGAGGGCCTGCTGGTCACCAGCGAAGGCTATCAGGTGCAGCCCGGCATCACCGTCCCCGAGGGGACGACCGGGATCACGATCGGCCGCGACGGCACGGTCTCGGCGACCGTGCCCGGCCAGACCGAAGCATCGCAGATCGGCCAGATCCAGGTCGCCAGCTTCCCGAACGGCGCAGGCCTCCAGGCGACGGGCGACAATTACCTGGTCGAGACCGCGGCGAGCGGCGCGGCGAATGTCGGCATCGCGGGGCAGGACGGTCGTGGCGGCATCAAGCAGGGCATGCTCGAGGCGTCGAACGTCAACGTCGTCGAGGAACTGGTCGACATGATCGAGACGCAGCGCGCGTACGAGGTCAATTCGAAGATGATCTCGGCGACCGACGACATGCTCAAATACGTCAACCAGAACCTGTGA
- a CDS encoding flagellar hook assembly protein FlgD, translating into MATSFDTTLSNLGITRSSSAAAATTTKSSSALGQSDFLKLMTAQMQNQDPFNPVDNTQMVAQMAQISTTSGISEMNTTMKAIADKLGVTSTSEAMGYVGKTVLTAGSVAYGRAAGGIAGSVELAGAATDVNVTISDANGAVLKTMSLGKQAKGTIGYDWDGKDSAGADAGSGPFTVAVAAQNTGTTVAATGLVWAPVQSVSTTTGAAILTLPGLGEIPATAVRQIG; encoded by the coding sequence ATGGCAACCTCCTTCGATACCACGCTGTCCAACCTCGGCATCACGCGCTCCTCGTCGGCCGCCGCGGCAACCACGACCAAGTCGTCCAGCGCGCTCGGCCAGTCCGACTTCCTGAAGCTGATGACCGCGCAGATGCAGAACCAGGACCCGTTCAACCCGGTCGATAACACCCAGATGGTCGCGCAGATGGCGCAGATCTCGACCACCTCGGGCATCTCCGAGATGAACACGACGATGAAGGCGATCGCCGACAAGCTCGGCGTCACCAGCACCAGCGAAGCGATGGGCTATGTCGGCAAGACCGTCCTGACCGCGGGCAGCGTTGCCTATGGTCGCGCGGCCGGTGGCATCGCCGGGTCGGTCGAGCTGGCCGGCGCCGCGACCGACGTCAACGTCACGATCAGCGATGCGAACGGCGCGGTCCTGAAGACCATGTCGCTCGGCAAGCAGGCCAAGGGCACGATCGGCTACGACTGGGACGGCAAGGACAGCGCGGGTGCGGACGCCGGCAGCGGCCCGTTCACCGTCGCGGTCGCCGCGCAGAACACCGGCACCACGGTCGCCGCGACGGGCCTGGTCTGGGCGCCGGTCCAGTCGGTGTCGACCACCACCGGCGCCGCCATCCTCACGCTTCCCGGCCTCGGCGAAATCCCCGCCACCGCCGTCCGCCAGATCGGCTGA
- the flgF gene encoding flagellar basal-body rod protein FlgF, with translation MDKLVYTAATGLRAHMAAQAAIANNMANASTTGFRADRVVFDRLNLKGDGTTIEARAPTSEEVTDADRSPGAIQLTGRPLDVAITGTTAWLAVQASDGSEAYTRRGDLEVAPSGVLQTGDGHPVIGSGGPITLPPYQSLTIAADGTISIVPQGGDANAPQVIDKLKLADTKGSDTVKGLDNLLRVRGGGALPEDLDARVQGGAVEGSNVNMTQALVDMIENQRSYEVQANMMKSAKEIDESGASLMRLPS, from the coding sequence ATGGACAAGCTGGTCTACACCGCGGCGACGGGCCTGCGCGCGCACATGGCGGCGCAGGCGGCGATCGCCAACAACATGGCGAACGCGTCGACCACCGGATTCCGCGCCGATCGCGTGGTGTTCGACCGGCTGAACCTGAAGGGTGATGGCACCACGATCGAGGCGCGCGCGCCGACCTCGGAGGAGGTGACCGATGCCGATCGGTCGCCCGGCGCGATCCAGCTGACCGGGCGTCCGCTCGACGTCGCGATTACCGGCACCACGGCCTGGCTGGCGGTGCAGGCGTCGGATGGCTCCGAGGCCTATACCCGCCGCGGTGATCTGGAAGTGGCGCCATCGGGCGTGTTGCAGACTGGCGACGGGCATCCGGTGATCGGCTCGGGGGGGCCGATCACCTTGCCGCCCTACCAGTCGCTGACGATCGCCGCCGATGGGACCATCTCGATCGTGCCGCAGGGTGGCGACGCCAACGCGCCGCAGGTGATCGACAAGCTCAAGCTCGCCGACACCAAGGGCTCGGACACGGTCAAGGGCCTCGACAATTTGCTGCGCGTCCGCGGCGGGGGGGCGCTGCCCGAGGACCTGGATGCCAGGGTCCAGGGCGGCGCGGTCGAGGGATCCAACGTCAACATGACTCAGGCGCTGGTCGACATGATCGAGAACCAGCGCAGCTACGAAGTCCAGGCCAACATGATGAAATCCGCCAAGGAAATCGACGAAAGCGGTGCATCGCTGATGCGCCTGCCGAGCTAG
- a CDS encoding flagellar hook protein FlgE: MSFYTSLSGLQASQTEMSTISHNLANVATNGFKKSRTEFADVIASSVSQAPSQQIGSGTVVKANRQQFSQGNLIQSSNSLDLAVSGDGFFAVKPNAESATVNYTRNGGFLVDSNRYVVDSQGSHLQVFPVDGSGTVVATGVDSALSLRLPETSGTPVPTRAVTMTLNLNANSAVPPTATFDRFDPSSYNQSAQTTVYDVSGNAMTLTNYFKRISAPTDANATSGWEVHSFVGDKELTTAGAKGTAMTFDATGKMTAPAATIKYDEFTTANSTDPQQIDFTLGAGTTQVSSAFNVASRSQDGKAVGQIQGVAVDEKGMVNASFSNGDTQVLGQVMLANFSNPEGLRQLGSSYWSSTGISGEAKLGSADTNGFGKLMSGTIEGSNVDITEELVNLIAAQRNFQANSKALDTANQISETIFNIRS; encoded by the coding sequence ATGTCCTTCTACACTTCGCTCTCCGGGCTGCAGGCGTCTCAGACCGAGATGTCGACGATCTCGCACAACCTCGCGAACGTTGCGACCAACGGCTTCAAGAAGAGCCGCACCGAATTCGCCGACGTGATCGCGTCGAGCGTGTCGCAGGCGCCGTCGCAGCAGATCGGCTCGGGTACGGTCGTGAAGGCCAACCGCCAGCAATTCTCGCAAGGGAATTTGATCCAGTCGTCGAACAGCCTCGATCTCGCGGTGTCGGGCGACGGCTTCTTCGCGGTCAAGCCGAACGCGGAATCGGCGACCGTGAACTACACGCGCAACGGCGGCTTCCTGGTCGATTCGAACCGCTACGTGGTCGATTCGCAGGGGTCGCACCTGCAGGTGTTCCCGGTCGACGGCTCGGGCACGGTCGTGGCGACCGGCGTCGATTCCGCGCTGAGCCTGCGCCTGCCCGAGACGAGCGGTACGCCGGTGCCGACCAGGGCGGTCACGATGACGCTGAACCTCAACGCGAACTCGGCGGTCCCGCCGACGGCGACGTTCGACCGGTTCGATCCGTCGAGCTACAACCAGTCCGCGCAGACCACCGTCTATGATGTGTCGGGCAACGCGATGACGCTGACCAATTATTTCAAGCGCATCTCAGCCCCGACCGACGCCAACGCGACCAGCGGCTGGGAAGTCCACAGCTTCGTCGGCGACAAGGAACTGACGACCGCGGGTGCCAAGGGCACGGCGATGACGTTCGACGCGACGGGCAAGATGACCGCGCCCGCTGCGACCATCAAATATGACGAGTTCACCACTGCGAACTCGACCGATCCGCAGCAGATCGACTTCACCCTGGGTGCCGGTACGACGCAAGTGTCGAGCGCGTTCAACGTCGCCTCGCGGTCGCAGGACGGCAAGGCGGTCGGCCAGATCCAGGGCGTCGCCGTCGACGAGAAGGGCATGGTCAACGCCAGCTTCTCGAACGGCGACACGCAGGTGCTGGGGCAGGTGATGCTCGCCAACTTCTCCAATCCCGAGGGTCTGCGCCAGCTGGGCAGCAGCTATTGGTCGTCGACCGGCATCTCGGGCGAGGCCAAGCTCGGTTCGGCGGACACCAACGGCTTCGGCAAGCTGATGTCCGGAACGATCGAGGGATCGAACGTCGATATCACCGAGGAGCTGGTCAACCTGATCGCGGCACAGCGCAATTTCCAGGCGAACTCGAAGGCGCTCGATACCGCCAACCAGATCTCCGAAACCATCTTCAACATCCGCAGCTAA
- a CDS encoding motility protein A, protein MITLAQFLDPAALAIVGGGTALAVVLRTPFRDLGRALAAVTTLGRGRFDADPLLLQITALARIAKRHGVMALDRSVITDADVAAGIAAIVDGASATDVATLVQHRRRARIERHVAAADVWASAAEIAPAMGMVGTLIGLAQMFATMSDPGAIGGAMAVALLATLYSALLANLLFMPIANRLRTQGRNEAFERARIEAPIVALAERETPRGYVAPVSPPTLATVA, encoded by the coding sequence ATGATAACGCTCGCCCAATTCCTCGACCCCGCAGCGCTCGCCATCGTCGGTGGGGGTACGGCGCTCGCTGTCGTCCTCCGTACCCCGTTCCGCGATCTCGGCCGTGCGCTCGCGGCCGTCACCACGCTCGGCCGCGGCCGGTTCGACGCCGACCCGCTGCTCCTCCAGATCACCGCCCTCGCCCGCATCGCCAAGCGCCACGGCGTGATGGCGCTCGACCGCTCGGTCATCACCGATGCGGACGTCGCCGCCGGGATCGCCGCGATCGTCGACGGGGCCTCGGCAACGGACGTCGCCACGCTCGTCCAGCACCGCCGTCGCGCTCGCATAGAGCGTCACGTCGCCGCCGCCGACGTCTGGGCGAGTGCCGCCGAGATCGCACCGGCGATGGGCATGGTCGGCACGCTGATCGGCCTCGCGCAGATGTTCGCGACGATGAGCGATCCCGGCGCGATCGGCGGTGCGATGGCGGTGGCGTTGCTCGCAACGCTCTATAGTGCGCTGCTCGCGAACCTGCTTTTCATGCCGATCGCCAACCGCCTGCGCACGCAAGGGCGCAACGAAGCCTTCGAGCGCGCGCGGATCGAAGCCCCGATCGTGGCGCTCGCAGAACGCGAGACGCCGCGCGGTTATGTCGCGCCGGTTTCGCCACCGACGCTGGCAACCGTCGCGTGA
- a CDS encoding flagellar basal body rod protein FlgB, with translation MGVLASNIANASTPGFKARDIDFQAALASVENDGSTSAATKYRIPTQTSMDGNTVELSQEQTAFAENAVQYQTTLSFLNGRIGQITRALKGE, from the coding sequence ATGGGTGTGCTGGCGTCGAACATCGCCAACGCCTCGACGCCCGGCTTCAAGGCGCGCGACATCGATTTCCAGGCCGCGCTCGCGTCGGTCGAGAATGATGGCAGCACCAGCGCTGCAACCAAATACCGTATCCCGACGCAGACCTCGATGGACGGCAACACCGTCGAGCTGAGCCAGGAGCAGACCGCCTTCGCCGAAAACGCCGTCCAGTATCAGACGACGCTGTCGTTCCTGAACGGGCGGATCGGCCAGATCACGCGCGCGCTGAAGGGGGAATAA